In the genome of Peromyscus eremicus chromosome 1, PerEre_H2_v1, whole genome shotgun sequence, the window TAGAGATTTAACACAGACTTCTCTTGAGAATGCATATTTGTTTACTTAGaaatttatataagaaaaacatttctcCATAAATTCTCTAAAATCTACAAAAAATAGGGACTTGGATTATAACATTTTACAATAATATAGTATTATATTATAAACATAATCAGTATTTAACACTTCAAACATTGAGAAAAGAGttagtttaaaaaaggaaatatttgcaaaatataaGATAGATTTAACTACTGTCAAGTTCAGTGACCAAAAAAATGCAACTCTTTACTTCATTTCCTTGACCCTTCTGCAGATGGAGGGATTTGTCAGTAGTGGTCAACAGCTCTCCAGGACCCCAGAAGGCTCCAAGGAGTCCCATCAAAAGGAGATGATGAAGCCCTGAGCAAGATAACTCCAGAAATATTGCAGTCTGTATTTGTATAACAAGTCAGTATCAATCAACTTCCACAAGATTGACTACTTCCCCGAATGATTTAACTTCAGATCATCACTAAACAAGGTTATAAAAATGCCATGAAGTGATAAGGTCAAAGTTGTTTCTCAAAGCTATTTCTGAATGATCAGAGCAGCTTGTAGTCACTGCAAGACTGTTTTCATTTCCCTAGATCTTCCTGAAGAATCCCCCTCTCCACTTTCTTCCTCCACAGGAGTGTCCTGCATGGCTCTCTGCAGAAGTAGCTTGAGAGTGTTTCTCTGGAACCTACGATGCCTGATAGAGCCAACAAGGAAGTAAATGATGGGATTGGCACAGCTGTTAAAACAGGACAGACATATTGTCACTGGATAAAAATTACAAAGCATTACAGATTGAAAATTGTCAATCCATGATAAGAGGAACCAGTAGATCCCATAGGGCAAACCAAAGAGCAGGAAGACCAGAACTGTGCACACAATGGTCACATACAGCCTGGTCACAGGAATCCTCTGTGAGCCACAGAATATAGTAACCATTAAGGCCAGACTGGACCCCAAGAGAAccacaaataaaacaattaacCATGCAGCAGTGATGAAATCAAATGTCTTACACCAACTAGGGCCAAGACTATCAAATAACAAGCCACATTCTTTCCCTTCCAGGAGGCTTAACAGCAGGGACAAAAACCAAAGCAGGGTACATATGACAGCTGATGTGTGCCTTGGGCGATGGCAGCGATACCAGATAGGCCACATGACAGATAGGCACCTTTCAATGCTAATggcactgagcatgctcaggccACAAAGATAAGCAGAGTTtgacacaacaaaagaaaacagaggcaagTCAATGGTCTTGAAGttgaagaaatacaaaatagtaTGAATACAATATACAATTtgaaagcagaggaagaagaagtCAGCCCCGGCCAGGTTGAGGATGTAGACAGAGAAGGCATTCCTGCGCATGTGGAATCCCAGAAACCACAGAACTATGCCATTTCCAACCAGCCCAACCAGGGCAATGATGAGGGAAAGGAAAAGCATGGTACAGGACAAGATTTCACAAAATGAAAGTCCAGTGTAGTTGCTTCCATTCACTGCTGTGATGTTAGTGCCCCAGTCTGGGGTGTTTGAATTCACACTTAGGAGATCTTCAATGCTGtaactagaaagaaaaagaagatatgaGCACCTGCTTATAATCTTTGATGGTCAGGATATCTTGCTCTGTGTGAATGACTGACCTGGCTcataaagagaaggaaacagaactGTAGAGACTGAGTAATTTATCAAAACCAATAAATATGGAGCCTTAATTTAAATCAAGTTTGTATTTCTTTCAGCTACCTACAAACCAGGTACTATATGGATATGAGAGTAATTTGTGGCCCTAACAAAGAAACTCAGTGTCTTGGGCTGTGTCAGAAAGAAATAGAACTCTGAACccaatttttttctgttgtta includes:
- the LOC131902350 gene encoding mas-related G-protein coupled receptor member X2-like, whose translation is MLFLSLIIALVGLVGNGIVLWFLGFHMRRNAFSVYILNLAGADFFFLCFQIVYCIHTILYFFNFKTIDLPLFSFVVSNSAYLCGLSMLSAISIERCLSVMWPIWYRCHRPRHTSAVICTLLWFLSLLLSLLEGKECGLLFDSLGPSWCKTFDFITAAWLIVLFVVLLGSSLALMVTIFCGSQRIPVTRLYVTIVCTVLVFLLFGLPYGIYWFLLSWIDNFQSVMLCNFYPVTICLSCFNSCANPIIYFLVGSIRHRRFQRNTLKLLLQRAMQDTPVEEESGEGDSSGRSREMKTVLQ